A single window of Populus nigra chromosome 17, ddPopNigr1.1, whole genome shotgun sequence DNA harbors:
- the LOC133676846 gene encoding 3'-5' exonuclease-like produces MAISIEDHHLPYETHNLYDVKFFDDRIHTLVTHTSSFVNTWIAETQQKLLQNNNHAHRPLIVGLDVEWRPNRFRRIENPVATLQLSAGNDCLIFQLLHCPTGIPQSLHDFLSDMTYTFVGVGIEGDVKKLTEDYELSVGNAVDLRGLAAEKLGDSRWKNSGVKRLAREVLGKEIEKPKRITLSRWDNPWLTPAQVQYACLDAFLSCKIGESLVAA; encoded by the coding sequence ATGGCAATCAGCATTGAAGACCACCACCTCCCGTACGAAACACACAACCTCTACGATGTCAAATTCTTCGATGACAGGATCCACACTTTAGTCACCCACACGTCTTCCTTCGTCAACACATGGATCGCCGAAACCCAACAAAAACTCCTCCAAAACAACAACCATGCTCACCGTCCACTTATAGTTGGCCTTGACGTCGAGTGGAGGCCCAACAGGTTCCGTCGAATCGAAAACCCAGTTGCCACACTCCAGCTTTCAGCTGGCAATGACTGCTTGATCTTTCAACTCCTGCATTGTCCCACTGGTATCCCACAATcccttcatgattttttgagtgACATGACTTATACTTTTGTTGGGGTGGGTATTGAGGGTGATGTGAAGAAGCTAACGGAGGATTATGAGCTGAGCGTGGGGAATGCAGTGGATTTAAGGGGTTTAGCTGCTGAGAAATTGGGGGATTCGAGGTGGAAGAATTCAGGGGTAAAAAGGTTGGCGAGGGAAGTTTTGGGGAAGGAGATTGAGAAGCCGAAAAGGATCACTCTGAGTAGGTGGGACAATCCGTGGCTTACTCCTGCTCAAGTTCAATATGCTTGTCTTGATGCCTTTTTGTCTTGCAAGATTGGGGAGAGTTTGGTGGCTGCTTGA
- the LOC133676986 gene encoding uncharacterized protein LOC133676986: MKSFNLRSICLGGNDHEGVEIFDVQCDNMRCTATVTSNAARLMDLIGNLCKLVTNPNSGTRLRVSMDMIWDKLVDDDAKVDPPVTLQFCYEHFCIIYHVNPPDNFPTSSLENFLNHDCIDFFGFEMKPKVEYLRRAYNLVVKNWFDIPSEARLSNPARFGDKVDLSLQEMVSMDFSREYSKATDLLQSNWRSSKLSTDQVIYAALDCYFAYKFAVRVSICPRSD, translated from the coding sequence ATGAAAAGCTTTAATCTTCGCTCTATTTGTTTGGGTGGGAATGATCATGAGGGCGTTGAGATTTTTGATGTGCAATGTGACAACATGCGCTGTACCGCAACCGTTACTAGTAATGCTGCACGCCTCATGGATCTGATTGGTAACCTATGTAAATTGGTTACCAACCCAAATAGTGGCACAAGACTGAGGGTATCCATGGACATGATATGGGACAAGCTAGTTGATGATGATGCCAAGGTCGACCCTCCTGTTACTCTTCAGTTCTGTTATGAGCATTTTTGCATCATCTATCATGTTAATCCTCCAGATAATTTTCCCACGTCTTCTCTGGAGAACTTCTTGAATCACGATTGCATAGATTTTTTCGGCTTCGAAATGAAGCCCAAAGTCGAATATCTTCGTCGGGCATACAACCTTGTTGTGAAAAACTGGTTTGATATCCCATCTGAGGCCCGTCTTTCAAATCCAGCCAGGTTTGGTGACAAGGTGGATTTGTCTCTACAAGAAATGGTATCCATGGATTTCTCAAGGGAGTATTCAAAGGCTACTGACCTTCTTCAGAGCAACTGGAGGTCGAGTAAACTTTCTACTGATCAAGTAATATACGCGGCCCTAGATTGTTATTTTGCCTACAAGTTTGCAGTTCGGGTCTCAATTTGTCCTCGTTCAGATTAG
- the LOC133676987 gene encoding uncharacterized protein LOC133676987, whose amino-acid sequence MVFLGGNHIENYLAYELQCDNMHCYTTVTRNATYLTNWIAELLSAFVPHGGRRLRVSMDMIWDQFVNDANLYPPVTLQFCYEHTCIIYQVSPPDNFPRSSLEHFLNHDHVDFFGFEMLYKVQYLRQAYNLVVRNWFDIPCQACLANPTRYRNVANLSIQNMVSMDFSKQYIKPSNFLQSDWRSNILPIDKVKYATLDCFFAYKFAIRVSNFPRPN is encoded by the coding sequence ATGGTTTTCTTGGGTGGAAATCATATTGAGAACTATCTTGCTTATGAACTGCAATGTGACAACATGCACTGTTACACAACCGTTACCCGTAATGCTACATACCTCACGAATTGGATTGCTGAGTTACTTTCGGCTTTCGTTCCACATGGAGGCAGAAGACTAAGGGTATCTATGGACATGATTTGGGACCAGTTCGTTAATGATGCCAACCTCTACCCTCCTGTTACACTTCAGTTCTGTTATGAGCATACATGCATCATCTATCAGGTTTCTCCTCCAGATAACTTTCCAAGATCTTCCCTGGAACACTTCTTGAATCACGATCATGTAGACTTCTTCGGTTTCGAAAtgctgtacaaagtccaatATCTTCGTCAGGCATACAATCTTGTTGTGAGAAACTGGTTTGATATTCCATGTCAGGCCTGTCTTGCAAATCCAACAAGGTACCGTAACGTTGCCAATTTGTCTATACAAAACATGGTATCCATGGATTTCTCGAAGCAGTATATAAAGCCTTCTAACTTTCTTCAAAGCGACTGGAGGTCGAATATACTTCCTATTGACAAAGTAAAGTACGCGACCCTAGATTGCTTTTTTGCCTACAAGTTTGCAATTCGGGTCTCAAATTTCCCTCGTCCGAATTAG